One Hordeum vulgare subsp. vulgare chromosome 4H, MorexV3_pseudomolecules_assembly, whole genome shotgun sequence DNA window includes the following coding sequences:
- the LOC123447233 gene encoding protein STAR1-like isoform X2 translates to MGSSSARTDDGAMRQHLLGVGVGVDVDGLAGAGPKIRVRGLTLRPPGPNGEPTVAGSDLDVPRGVVMGVIGPSGSGKSTLLRALNRLWEPAPGAVALDGADIRGLDVLALRRRVGMLFQLPAMFHGTVADNVRYGPRLRGETLSDAQVKELLSMSDLDHGLASRPASELSVGQAQRVALARTLANGPEVLLLDEPTSALDPISTQNIEEAIVRLKKERGLTTVIVSHSVRQIQRIADLVCLVVDGVVVEVLPPSDLSQAKHPMARRFLELS, encoded by the exons ATGGGCTCATCTTCAG CACGTACAGATGACGGTGCCATGAGGCAGCATCTGCTGGGCGTGGGCGTGGGCGTGGACGTGGACGGCCTCGCCGGCGCCGGGCCCAAGATACGGGTGCGCGGGCTGACGCTGCGGCCGCCGGGGCCGAACGGCGAGCCGACCGTGGCCGGGTCGGACCTGGACGTGCCGCGCGGGGTGGTGATGGGCGTCATCGGCCCCAGCGGCAGCGGCAAGTCCACGCTGCTCCGCGCGCTCAACCGGCTCTGGGAGCCCGCCCCCGGCGCCGTCGCCCTCGACGGCGCCGACATCCGCGGCCTCGACGTCCTCGCGCTCCGCCGCAGGGTCGGCATGCTCTTCCAGCTCCCCGCCATGTTCCACG GAACGGTGGCGGACAACGTGAGGTACGGGCCGCGGCTGCGCGGCGAGACGCTGAGCGACGCGCAGGTGAAGGAGCTGCTGAGCATGTCGGACCTGGACCACGGCCTGGCGTCCAGGCCGGCGTCGGAGCTGTCGGTCGGGCAGGCGCAGCGCGTGGCCCTGGCGCGCACCCTGGCCAACGGCCCGGAGGTGCTGCTGCTGGACGAGCCGACGAGCGCGCTGGACCCGATATCGACGCAGAACATCGAGGAGGCCATCGTGCGgctcaagaaggagagggggctcACCACGGTCATCGTCTCGCACAGCGTCAGGCAGATCCAGCGGATCGCCGACCTGGTGTGCCTCGTCGTCGACGGCGTGGTCGTGGAGGTGCTCCCGCCGTCCGACCTGTCCCAGGCCAAGCATCCCATGGCGCGCCGCTTCCTGGAGCTCAgctga
- the LOC123447233 gene encoding protein STAR1-like isoform X3 — MGSSSDDGAMRQHLLGVGVGVDVDGLAGAGPKIRVRGLTLRPPGPNGEPTVAGSDLDVPRGVVMGVIGPSGSGKSTLLRALNRLWEPAPGAVALDGADIRGLDVLALRRRVGMLFQLPAMFHGTVADNVRYGPRLRGETLSDAQVKELLSMSDLDHGLASRPASELSVGQAQRVALARTLANGPEVLLLDEPTSALDPISTQNIEEAIVRLKKERGLTTVIVSHSVRQIQRIADLVCLVVDGVVVEVLPPSDLSQAKHPMARRFLELS; from the exons ATGGGCTCATCTTCAG ATGACGGTGCCATGAGGCAGCATCTGCTGGGCGTGGGCGTGGGCGTGGACGTGGACGGCCTCGCCGGCGCCGGGCCCAAGATACGGGTGCGCGGGCTGACGCTGCGGCCGCCGGGGCCGAACGGCGAGCCGACCGTGGCCGGGTCGGACCTGGACGTGCCGCGCGGGGTGGTGATGGGCGTCATCGGCCCCAGCGGCAGCGGCAAGTCCACGCTGCTCCGCGCGCTCAACCGGCTCTGGGAGCCCGCCCCCGGCGCCGTCGCCCTCGACGGCGCCGACATCCGCGGCCTCGACGTCCTCGCGCTCCGCCGCAGGGTCGGCATGCTCTTCCAGCTCCCCGCCATGTTCCACG GAACGGTGGCGGACAACGTGAGGTACGGGCCGCGGCTGCGCGGCGAGACGCTGAGCGACGCGCAGGTGAAGGAGCTGCTGAGCATGTCGGACCTGGACCACGGCCTGGCGTCCAGGCCGGCGTCGGAGCTGTCGGTCGGGCAGGCGCAGCGCGTGGCCCTGGCGCGCACCCTGGCCAACGGCCCGGAGGTGCTGCTGCTGGACGAGCCGACGAGCGCGCTGGACCCGATATCGACGCAGAACATCGAGGAGGCCATCGTGCGgctcaagaaggagagggggctcACCACGGTCATCGTCTCGCACAGCGTCAGGCAGATCCAGCGGATCGCCGACCTGGTGTGCCTCGTCGTCGACGGCGTGGTCGTGGAGGTGCTCCCGCCGTCCGACCTGTCCCAGGCCAAGCATCCCATGGCGCGCCGCTTCCTGGAGCTCAgctga
- the LOC123447233 gene encoding protein STAR1-like isoform X1 gives MYVVPNGARTDDGAMRQHLLGVGVGVDVDGLAGAGPKIRVRGLTLRPPGPNGEPTVAGSDLDVPRGVVMGVIGPSGSGKSTLLRALNRLWEPAPGAVALDGADIRGLDVLALRRRVGMLFQLPAMFHGTVADNVRYGPRLRGETLSDAQVKELLSMSDLDHGLASRPASELSVGQAQRVALARTLANGPEVLLLDEPTSALDPISTQNIEEAIVRLKKERGLTTVIVSHSVRQIQRIADLVCLVVDGVVVEVLPPSDLSQAKHPMARRFLELS, from the exons ATGTATGTCGTGCCAAACGGAGCACGTACAGATGACGGTGCCATGAGGCAGCATCTGCTGGGCGTGGGCGTGGGCGTGGACGTGGACGGCCTCGCCGGCGCCGGGCCCAAGATACGGGTGCGCGGGCTGACGCTGCGGCCGCCGGGGCCGAACGGCGAGCCGACCGTGGCCGGGTCGGACCTGGACGTGCCGCGCGGGGTGGTGATGGGCGTCATCGGCCCCAGCGGCAGCGGCAAGTCCACGCTGCTCCGCGCGCTCAACCGGCTCTGGGAGCCCGCCCCCGGCGCCGTCGCCCTCGACGGCGCCGACATCCGCGGCCTCGACGTCCTCGCGCTCCGCCGCAGGGTCGGCATGCTCTTCCAGCTCCCCGCCATGTTCCACG GAACGGTGGCGGACAACGTGAGGTACGGGCCGCGGCTGCGCGGCGAGACGCTGAGCGACGCGCAGGTGAAGGAGCTGCTGAGCATGTCGGACCTGGACCACGGCCTGGCGTCCAGGCCGGCGTCGGAGCTGTCGGTCGGGCAGGCGCAGCGCGTGGCCCTGGCGCGCACCCTGGCCAACGGCCCGGAGGTGCTGCTGCTGGACGAGCCGACGAGCGCGCTGGACCCGATATCGACGCAGAACATCGAGGAGGCCATCGTGCGgctcaagaaggagagggggctcACCACGGTCATCGTCTCGCACAGCGTCAGGCAGATCCAGCGGATCGCCGACCTGGTGTGCCTCGTCGTCGACGGCGTGGTCGTGGAGGTGCTCCCGCCGTCCGACCTGTCCCAGGCCAAGCATCCCATGGCGCGCCGCTTCCTGGAGCTCAgctga
- the LOC123450822 gene encoding uncharacterized protein LOC123450822: MALIITLAADQVVITRGLGLTMFLTVYYFTIEVVRAVLVPRVFSKLSLAGGRAGGRTAASGIRDSRAAVRGSRTVRAACRKPGHRRPAASTPPTTMEAEAEGPHPLPKPGAEEPVAGRRCGRHPAQPITGVCSSCLVERLASVRSPAHPEIVEVASSSSPSHRHPDAHPVPVSGDQDQGKLRRTLMLLFQMDDSGADRQGAARCPPEARDPDRADHPGGGGGRGSRWKGASWLRAILPRRGARRRDAKEGEEEEPSRPSGALDPHPHPGDAGGGGPSPPLVERRASFRRSCEWMVCREPLGGRGRSSSSLDPPRHSWDGSMVGRAFACSFACLDDPPDGVTRVRQSNAEELPAAGVAAEARNGDRAAAAGVASESRNGGHPADVAGEGPRFRETRRCSDAGPEITAAASGVRRRRSNRWSRVWDRSITSPLKEFVRKGEHALERSFSESRRETRRCKNGETTDIENGEIQHGRSNGSVLPGRASQSSSRSSQAAAVNGDAQNFRADWLKNKECRIGRSRSVHYTSPGNFDNGMLRFYLTPMRSNRTANRGRRRSSRLFGRGLFGFV, from the exons ATGGCATTGATAATAACATTAGCAGCTGATCAAGTCGTTATCACGAGAGGCCTTGGCTTAACTATGTTTCTCACTGTTTATTACTTTACCATCGAGGTTGTACGTGCTGTACTTGTACCGCGTGTCTTTTCAAAATTGTCGctggcgggcgggcgggcgggggGCAGGACGGCGGCGTCCGGGATCCGGGACAGCCGGGCGGCCGTCCGTGGCAGTAGGACTGTACGTGCTGCCTGCCGCAAGCCCGGCCACCGCCGGCCGGCCG CTTCCACTCCCCCCACCACaatggaggcggaggcggagggccCGCACCCGCTGCCGAAGCCGGGGGCGGAGGAGCCGGTGGCGGGCCGGCGGTGCGGCCGGCACCCGGCCCAGCCCATCACCGGCGTCTGCTCCTCCTGCCTCGTCGAGCGCCTCGCCTCCGTCCGCAGCCCCGCCCACCCCGAGATCGTCGAGGTcgcatcctcctcctccccctcccaccGCCACCCCGACGCACACCCCGTCCCCGTCTCCGGCGACCAAGACCAGGGCAAGCTGCGGAGGACGCTGATGCTGCTCTTCCAGATGGACGACTCCGGCGCCGACCGCCAGGGCGCCGCGCGGTGTCCGCCCGAGGCCAGGGATCCCGATAGGGCGGACCaccccggaggaggaggaggccgcgggAGCCGTTGGAAGGGGGCCTCCTGGCTCAGGGCGATCCTGCCCAGGCGGGGGGCGCGGCGCCGCGAtgccaaggagggggaggaggaggagccctcgCGCCCGTCCGGAGCGCTGGATCCCCATCCCCATCCCGGCGATGCCGGCGGCGGCGGGCCGTCGCCGCCGCTCGTGGAGCGGAGGGCCAGCTTCCGCCGCTCCTGCGAGTGGATGGTGTGCCGGGAGCCgctcggcggcagggggcgctcctcctcctccctggaccCGCCCCGCCACTCCTGGGACGGCTCCATGGTCGGCAGGGCCTTCGCCTGCTCCTTCGCGTGCCTAGACGACCCGCCTGACGGCGTCACCAGGGTCAGGCAGAGCAATGCAGAGGAGCTCCCTGCTGCCGGGGTTGCAGCAGAGGCCAGGAATGGGGACCGTGCTGCTGCTGCCGGGGTGGCATCAGAGAGCAGGAATGGGGGGCATCCCGCCGATGTGGCCGGCGAGGGGCCGAGGTTCAGAGAGACGAGGCGCTGCAGTGACGCCGGCCCGGAGATAACTGCGGCGGCCTCGGGTGTCCGACGCCGGAGGTCCAACAGGTGGAGCAGGGTGTGGGATCGGAGCATCACTAGCCCGCTCAAGGAGTTCGTGAGGAAGGGGGAGCACGCTCTCGAACGGTCCTTCTCTGAGTCAAGGAGGGAAACTCGGAGGTGTAAAAATGGGGAGACGACAGACATCGAAAATGGCGAAATTCAGCATGGCCGCAGCAACGGGTCGGTACTTCCAGGCAGAGCAAGCCAGAGCTCAAGCAGAAGCTCCCAAGCTGCCGCGGTTAACGGGGACGCGCAGAATTTCCGCGCGGATTGGCTCAAGAACAAGGAGTGCAGGATCGGCAGGAGCAGGAGCGTGCATTACACTTCCCCTGGGAACTTCGATAATGGGATGCTGCGGTTTTATCTGACGCCGATGAGGAGCAACAGAACTGCaaacagggggaggaggagaagctcGCGCTTGTTTGGAAGAGGACTTTTTGGTTTTGTTTGA
- the LOC123449718 gene encoding mitogen-activated protein kinase kinase 1 gives MRGKKPLKELTLSVPAQETPVDKFLTASGTFKDGELRLNQRGLQLISEENGDEHQSTKMKVEDVQLSMDDLEMIQVIGKGSGGVVQLVRHKWVGTFYALKGIQMNIQESVRKQIVQELKINQATQSPHIVLCHQSFYHNGVIYLVLEYMDRGSLADIIKQVKTILEPYLAVLCKQVLEGLLYLHHERHVIHRDIKPSNLLVNHKGEVKITDFGVSAVLASSIGQRDTFVGTYNYMAPERISGSSYDYKSDVWSLGLVILECAIGRFPYTPPEGEGWLSFYELLEAIVDQPPPSAPADQFSPEFCSFISSCIQKDPAERKSASELLNHAFIKKFEDKDLDLRILVESLEQPMNVPE, from the exons ATGAGGGGGAAGAAGCCGCTCAAGGAGCTCACGCTCTCCGTGCCGGCGCAGGAGACGCCCGTCGATAAGTTCCT GACGGCGAGCGGTACATTCAAGGATGGTGAACTGCGGCTTAATCAAAGAGGTTTGCAGCTTATCTCCGAGGAAAATGGGGATGAACAC CAATCAACAAAAATGAAGGTGGAAGATGTGCAGTTATCAATGGATGACCTCGAAATGATTCAGGTCATTGGTAAGGGAAGTGGTGGCGTCGTCCAACTAGTGCGGCACAAGTGGGTGGGCACATTTTATGCCTTGAAG GGCATTCAAATGAACATTCAGGAGTCAGTACGCAAACAGATAGTACAGGAGCTCAAAATAAATCAAGCAACACAGAGCCCCCATATTGTCCTTTGCCATCAATCTTTTTACCACAATGGTGTAATATATCTTGTTCTGGAATATATGGATCGTGGATCTCTTGCAGACATAATTAAACAAGTCAAAACCATTCTGGAGCCATACCTTGCAGTACTTTGCAAGCAG GTTTTGGAGGGTCTGTTATATCTTCATCATGAAAGGCATGTGATTCACAGGGACATAAAGCCATCTAACTTGTTAGTTAACCATAAAGGTGAAGTAAAGATTACTGATTTTGGGGTGAGTGCAGTGCTAGCAAGTTCAATCGGTCAGCGTGATACATTTGTTGGAACCTACAACTATATGGCG CCTGAGCGGATTAGTGGCAGCTCCTATGACTACAAGAGTGATGTATGGAGTTTGGGCTTGGTAATACTTGAATGCGCCATTGGCCGCTTCCCCTATACTCCTCCGGAAGGAGAAGGTTGGTTAAGCTTCTATGAACTATTAGAAGCAATTGTTGACCAGCCACCACCTTCTGCACCTGCAGATCAGTTCTCTCCAGAATTTTGCTCATTTATCTCTTCCTG CATACAAAAGGATCCCGCCGAACGGAAGTCGGCTTCAGAACTCTTG AACCATGCCTTCATCAAGAAGTTCGAGGACAAGGACCTAGACCTGCGGATCCTCGTCGAGAGCCTCGAGCAGCCCATGAACGTTCCCGAGTGA